From Woronichinia naegeliana WA131, the proteins below share one genomic window:
- a CDS encoding acyltransferase domain-containing protein, which yields MLHSRIAIATSKAGGVGVLDLEFCRPEDGERITQNLNTLLGTISMEQEMGLRFRGNQLSFVSSLLSRLSARPYWIMLTGWTAENLNNILTQLPSAHSYQLLLEVTGADQLDQIVALSVPIAGLVLKGSESGGWVGEESAFMLVQKVVAQQYQKQTSPKLPVFVQGGIGVCTAAACYGIGAAGVVLDDQLWLMPESPLPETWQRHLKGLSGQEASLYGDKLGAGCRVLARPSFKGIARLQEWAEKLEIQAADLAQAIPLWQERVSDIMGWGEATDFVWPMGQAVGFAEGLVERYKTTGRLIQALMGQSVEQVKQAQDLQPLQARSPLAQAHRTEYPIVQGPMTRVSDTAEFAAAVAKGGGLPLLALAMMRGKQVEALLRQTQELLGEQSWGVGMLGFVSQTLREEQMEAIRAVKPPFALIAGGRPDQAAHFESLGIPTYIHVPVPRLLKMFLQQGARRFVFEGRECGGHVGPLSSFVLWESMIATLLNEVTSSMASEVHVLFAGGIHDAYSAAMLGAMTAPLVAKGIRVGMLMGTAYLFTQEAVVGGAIIPEFQAQAIQCHRTVTLESGPGHATRCAVTPFSQEFEETRRRLLTEGKSSEEIRNALEDLNVGRLRIASKGCNRNAEGKIVAVPLEQQRAEGMYMIGQVATLHEQIFTIKDLHEQVCVESNHLLLKQELPQPSSPSGQLTQPSDIAIIGIGTLLPGAQSPEELWSHILEKKNAITEIPAHRWDWRLYYDSDRSARDKIYSKWGGFLDDIPFDPLDYGIPPKSLKSIEPMQLLILETVRKALADAGYEDRDFDRENTSVIVGVSGGSADLGQQYGTRSEIPRFVENPPPEVWDRLPEWTEESFPGLLLNVTAGRIANRFDFGGTNCSVDAACASSLLALKMAVDELESGRCNVAIAGGLDTTQSPFAYFCFSKTPAMSPTGQSRPFDKNADGIVISEGAGIVVLKRLQDAEADGDRIYAVIKSVGSSSDGKALGLTAPLSSGQRRALQRAYQKADFSPGTIALYEAHGTGTPAGDKAELETINNTLVASGKALPKSCAIGSVKSLIGHTKGSAGITGLIKASLALYHKVLTPHANVQKPLSLLEEAETPVYLLKEAHPWLPNPDYPRRAGVSAFGFGGTNFHAVLEEYDGGLQESVLGSNPWPQELLVFRAENRTKLISQVQQLQQQLQAGAEPQLRDLAYSYAQRAQSFTAYPIGLAIVTANLGQLQSDLALALDYLNGSETQVLPPHILYGENAAPSTQPIAFLFPGQGAQYPEMGREWSLYLPEVQAALAFADQQLASHFPQRLSQLIYPPSAYSEAGERQQQDVLRQTNVAQPAIGTLSMGLFHFLSRLGFKPSVLAGHSYGEYTALYGAGVYSARDFLKLSAIRGQAMAKAGQDFPGTMAAVQSDRATVEKYLQATQDIVLASHNTPSQVAIAGQTQAVLALVDRLNQEGINARTLPVSGAFHSPYMTQAQAPLAEAINRTEMQLPQIPVYSNVTGDIMPDDLERLRGLLLEHLLDPVEFVKEITTMYEQGVRTFVEVGPRSILSNLSRQILAERDHTIVALDAGGSDLRGLLVGLGNLFVRGIDFNVTALFQHRPVQSLELNRLVELTRKPDLSRTTWLLNGGSIRKQDEAVGYSGKLPPLTLETAKVNPTSVQTTSPTPKPDQPVGTAPVPTVSNISPTNHKFPAFSVHSNPASLPISADNTTISDQASLPLSHYPMNQPNYPDNFPPHHSYNPGQEALMAYQSYQETMRHFLVLQERVMAHFLTGMPAAAPMPGNSWRSMPVSNAAPMIAPQPSPAVNGGHRDGSAPPAHHLTVPAGLRPIPAPIETVSTPPPVPPSPPLPVSPPTPAIVSQPTASAATVVPTTDHASTLDRASLTEILLNLVSDRTGYPTDLLKLDQDLEAELGIDSIKRVEILGALQEELSGAIAGQVQQQMERFTSAKSLDNILDQLLALMTQGASSGTEVNGLGKR from the coding sequence TTGCTTCATTCCAGAATAGCGATCGCCACCAGTAAAGCCGGCGGAGTGGGCGTACTCGATCTGGAATTTTGTCGCCCCGAAGATGGAGAGAGAATCACTCAAAATCTTAATACTCTATTAGGGACTATTTCGATGGAACAAGAGATGGGTTTAAGATTCCGAGGGAATCAGCTTTCTTTTGTATCTTCCCTTTTGTCTCGTTTATCAGCTCGTCCCTATTGGATCATGCTGACAGGTTGGACAGCAGAGAATTTAAACAATATTTTGACTCAGTTACCGTCGGCCCATTCCTATCAACTCTTATTAGAAGTGACAGGGGCGGATCAGCTTGACCAGATTGTAGCCTTATCTGTCCCTATTGCCGGTCTTGTGCTGAAAGGAAGTGAAAGTGGGGGTTGGGTTGGCGAGGAATCCGCCTTTATGTTAGTACAAAAAGTCGTGGCCCAACAATACCAAAAGCAGACTTCACCCAAACTGCCCGTGTTTGTTCAGGGGGGAATCGGGGTTTGCACCGCAGCCGCTTGTTATGGCATTGGGGCCGCTGGTGTGGTGTTAGATGATCAATTATGGTTAATGCCAGAGTCACCTCTGCCGGAAACTTGGCAACGTCACTTAAAGGGGCTGAGTGGACAAGAGGCCTCACTCTATGGTGACAAATTAGGAGCCGGTTGTCGAGTTCTAGCGCGTCCTAGCTTTAAAGGAATTGCTCGCTTACAAGAATGGGCAGAGAAGTTGGAAATTCAAGCAGCAGATTTGGCCCAAGCGATCCCCCTCTGGCAAGAGCGTGTCTCAGACATTATGGGTTGGGGAGAAGCAACGGATTTTGTTTGGCCAATGGGTCAAGCGGTGGGTTTTGCCGAAGGATTAGTAGAACGTTATAAAACGACTGGCCGCCTGATTCAAGCCTTGATGGGTCAGAGTGTAGAACAGGTCAAACAAGCTCAAGATCTTCAACCTCTTCAGGCGCGATCGCCGTTGGCCCAGGCCCATCGGACAGAGTATCCCATTGTTCAAGGGCCAATGACCAGGGTAAGTGATACCGCAGAATTTGCTGCCGCCGTAGCCAAAGGTGGAGGACTACCCCTATTAGCCCTAGCCATGATGCGTGGTAAACAGGTAGAAGCTCTCCTCCGTCAGACCCAAGAACTTTTAGGAGAACAGTCCTGGGGAGTAGGAATGCTGGGTTTCGTTTCCCAAACCCTACGGGAAGAACAAATGGAAGCCATTCGAGCCGTTAAGCCCCCGTTTGCTCTAATTGCTGGTGGCAGACCCGATCAAGCGGCCCATTTTGAATCCCTGGGAATTCCGACCTATATCCATGTACCTGTCCCACGACTGCTTAAAATGTTCTTACAACAGGGAGCCAGACGCTTTGTCTTTGAGGGACGTGAATGCGGCGGACACGTGGGCCCCTTATCCAGCTTTGTGCTTTGGGAAAGCATGATTGCTACCTTGTTGAATGAAGTGACAAGTAGTATGGCCTCAGAGGTTCATGTGCTTTTCGCGGGGGGAATTCACGATGCTTACTCGGCGGCGATGCTGGGGGCCATGACCGCACCGCTAGTGGCCAAAGGTATTCGAGTGGGAATGTTAATGGGAACGGCCTATCTCTTCACCCAAGAAGCTGTGGTCGGGGGGGCAATTATCCCTGAATTTCAAGCACAAGCGATTCAATGTCATCGTACTGTAACCCTAGAGTCAGGGCCAGGTCATGCCACCCGTTGTGCCGTCACCCCTTTTTCCCAAGAATTTGAAGAAACTCGTCGTCGTTTATTGACAGAAGGGAAATCCAGTGAAGAAATTCGCAATGCCTTAGAAGACTTGAATGTGGGTCGCCTACGGATTGCTTCTAAGGGTTGTAACCGTAATGCCGAAGGGAAAATAGTGGCCGTTCCTTTGGAGCAGCAACGGGCAGAAGGGATGTACATGATTGGGCAAGTGGCCACCCTCCATGAGCAAATCTTTACCATTAAGGATCTTCATGAGCAGGTCTGTGTGGAAAGCAATCATCTCCTCTTAAAGCAGGAATTACCTCAGCCATCTTCTCCCTCTGGCCAACTCACCCAACCCTCCGATATTGCCATTATTGGCATTGGCACTCTCTTACCAGGTGCTCAAAGTCCAGAGGAATTATGGAGCCATATTCTTGAGAAGAAAAATGCCATTACGGAAATTCCGGCTCATCGTTGGGATTGGCGTTTGTATTACGACTCAGATCGTTCTGCCAGAGACAAGATTTATTCCAAATGGGGCGGCTTTTTAGACGATATTCCCTTTGATCCTCTGGATTACGGTATTCCTCCCAAATCTTTAAAATCCATTGAGCCGATGCAGTTGCTCATTTTGGAGACAGTGCGTAAAGCTTTGGCCGATGCGGGTTACGAAGACAGAGATTTTGATCGGGAAAATACCTCTGTGATTGTAGGGGTGAGTGGCGGTAGTGCTGACTTGGGACAACAGTACGGAACTCGTTCAGAAATTCCCCGTTTTGTGGAAAATCCGCCGCCGGAAGTTTGGGATCGATTGCCGGAATGGACAGAGGAAAGTTTTCCAGGACTTTTATTAAATGTAACAGCCGGTCGTATTGCCAACCGTTTTGATTTTGGTGGGACGAATTGTAGTGTGGATGCAGCCTGTGCTTCTTCCCTTTTGGCCCTGAAAATGGCCGTGGATGAGTTGGAGTCAGGACGTTGTAATGTGGCGATCGCCGGTGGCTTGGATACTACACAAAGCCCCTTTGCCTATTTTTGTTTTAGTAAAACGCCAGCCATGTCCCCCACCGGTCAATCCCGACCCTTTGATAAAAATGCCGATGGTATTGTCATTAGTGAAGGTGCTGGTATTGTCGTGCTCAAACGTCTTCAGGATGCCGAAGCGGACGGCGATCGCATTTATGCTGTGATTAAGAGTGTGGGCAGTTCCAGTGATGGTAAGGCTTTGGGATTAACTGCGCCCTTGAGTTCTGGTCAACGTCGCGCTCTGCAACGAGCCTATCAAAAGGCAGACTTTTCCCCTGGCACGATCGCCCTCTATGAGGCTCATGGAACCGGAACACCGGCGGGAGACAAGGCCGAATTAGAAACCATCAACAATACCCTCGTGGCAAGCGGCAAGGCCCTACCCAAATCCTGTGCGATTGGCTCAGTGAAATCTTTGATTGGTCATACAAAAGGTTCGGCTGGTATAACAGGGTTGATCAAAGCTTCTTTAGCTCTCTATCACAAAGTCTTAACGCCCCATGCCAACGTGCAAAAACCCCTATCCTTGCTGGAAGAAGCAGAAACACCTGTTTACCTTTTAAAAGAAGCTCATCCCTGGCTCCCAAATCCTGATTATCCTCGACGGGCAGGGGTAAGTGCCTTTGGTTTTGGGGGAACCAATTTCCATGCTGTTCTAGAAGAGTATGACGGCGGCTTACAGGAATCCGTCCTCGGCAGTAATCCTTGGCCGCAAGAATTATTGGTTTTTCGGGCTGAAAACCGGACAAAACTGATTAGTCAAGTTCAACAGTTGCAACAACAGTTACAGGCAGGAGCCGAGCCTCAGTTACGGGATTTGGCCTATAGCTATGCCCAACGGGCGCAATCTTTCACGGCCTATCCGATTGGGTTAGCCATTGTGACGGCCAATCTCGGTCAACTTCAAAGCGATTTAGCCCTAGCCCTCGATTACCTGAATGGGTCTGAAACCCAGGTCTTACCGCCCCATATTCTCTACGGCGAGAATGCGGCCCCCTCGACCCAACCCATCGCTTTTCTCTTTCCTGGTCAGGGAGCCCAATATCCTGAAATGGGACGGGAATGGAGTTTGTATCTGCCTGAAGTTCAGGCGGCCCTTGCCTTTGCCGATCAGCAACTCGCTTCGCACTTTCCCCAACGTTTGAGCCAGTTGATCTATCCTCCTAGTGCCTATTCCGAAGCGGGGGAACGTCAACAACAGGATGTTCTCCGTCAAACCAATGTGGCCCAACCGGCGATCGGAACTCTGTCGATGGGATTATTCCATTTTCTGAGTCGTCTGGGTTTTAAACCGTCCGTATTGGCGGGTCATAGCTATGGGGAATACACTGCGCTCTATGGGGCGGGGGTTTATTCTGCCAGGGATTTTCTCAAGCTCTCTGCCATTCGTGGTCAGGCTATGGCTAAAGCGGGTCAAGATTTTCCAGGAACTATGGCTGCGGTTCAAAGCGATCGCGCTACGGTCGAAAAATATCTTCAAGCGACTCAAGACATTGTTCTGGCCAGTCACAACACCCCCTCCCAGGTGGCCATTGCTGGACAAACCCAAGCCGTTTTAGCTCTGGTAGATCGCCTCAATCAAGAGGGTATTAATGCTCGGACACTGCCGGTTTCGGGAGCGTTTCATTCTCCCTATATGACCCAAGCCCAGGCCCCCTTAGCTGAGGCCATCAATCGTACAGAGATGCAGCTTCCCCAGATTCCGGTTTACAGCAATGTAACGGGGGATATTATGCCTGATGATCTGGAGCGTCTGCGGGGACTCCTGTTAGAGCATCTACTGGATCCCGTAGAATTTGTGAAAGAAATTACCACGATGTATGAGCAGGGAGTCCGTACTTTTGTAGAAGTGGGGCCGCGTTCGATCCTTAGCAATCTGAGTCGCCAAATTTTGGCAGAACGGGATCACACGATTGTTGCCTTAGATGCTGGCGGCAGTGATCTGCGAGGATTGCTAGTGGGTCTGGGTAATTTGTTTGTTCGAGGCATTGATTTTAACGTGACAGCCCTTTTCCAACATCGTCCGGTTCAATCCTTAGAACTCAATCGTCTCGTTGAGTTAACCCGTAAGCCAGACTTATCGCGCACGACCTGGCTGCTCAATGGTGGTAGCATCCGTAAACAGGATGAAGCCGTGGGCTATTCAGGAAAATTACCCCCCCTAACCCTAGAAACTGCCAAGGTAAATCCCACTTCGGTACAAACTACTAGCCCAACACCGAAACCTGACCAGCCGGTAGGAACAGCCCCAGTTCCAACGGTGAGCAATATCAGCCCAACCAACCACAAATTCCCTGCTTTTTCTGTTCATTCCAACCCAGCTTCCCTGCCAATTTCGGCGGACAACACTACAATTTCTGATCAAGCTTCTCTTCCCCTCAGCCATTACCCGATGAATCAACCAAATTATCCTGACAATTTTCCGCCTCACCATTCCTACAACCCTGGTCAGGAAGCCTTGATGGCTTATCAGTCCTATCAGGAAACCATGCGACATTTTCTGGTTTTACAGGAACGGGTAATGGCTCATTTCCTCACAGGAATGCCGGCTGCTGCCCCAATGCCCGGTAATAGTTGGCGCAGTATGCCCGTCAGTAATGCGGCCCCGATGATTGCTCCCCAACCTAGTCCGGCCGTTAATGGTGGTCATCGAGATGGTTCTGCGCCTCCAGCCCATCACCTTACTGTACCTGCCGGTTTACGCCCGATTCCTGCTCCCATAGAAACCGTCAGTACACCTCCCCCCGTCCCCCCGTCCCCCCCTCTCCCCGTATCGCCCCCAACTCCAGCGATCGTGAGCCAACCCACCGCTAGTGCAGCAACCGTTGTCCCTACGACCGACCATGCTTCAACCCTGGATCGGGCTTCTTTAACAGAAATACTGTTGAATTTAGTCAGCGATCGCACGGGTTATCCCACCGATTTATTAAAACTGGATCAGGATTTAGAGGCGGAATTAGGGATTGATTCCATTAAGCGAGTTGAAATTCTAGGCGCGTTACAAGAAGAGTTGTCGGGGGCGATCGCCGGTCAAGTGCAACAACAAATGGAACGCTTTACCAGTGCTAAATCCCTAGATAATATTCTGGATCAATTATTAGCCCTGATGACCCAAGGAGCCTCCTCTGGAACTGAGGTCAATGGCTTGGGAAAGCGGTAA
- a CDS encoding SDR family NAD(P)-dependent oxidoreductase translates to MGAEPEVLPISVVAPLAGLFLITEDETGVANLVAQALQQRGVKTVLLSQSVLANSEQLTAQVTALAGQGPVSGIVHLLGLNSHPLPENLADWQAATQGQIKGLVQLLKLCAQDLQAVGKEVYAVVLGASNLGGEFGRNGQCQPGSLIAGGQTGLLKTLAAEWPTVVTKSLDFDQAAPAVIAARILEELLLPGGRIEVGYPQNTRTIFRSLEIPLTDRSGEPSLKPTQDWVLLATGGGTGITAQMLADLAPLGLTLILTGRTRSVPLASPEPTPESDLTQGITEIGQLRTLMLNQVKSEGIIPTPVLVEQRVKQLLKQRSLRQSLDHLRTLGAKVEYHTVDSRDPSQVEALFNHIYGHYGRLDAVVHGAGIIEDKLLADKPLDSFARVFDTKVDSLFLLSRYLRPESLKLLVLFSSIAGRYGNRGQSDYATANEVMNRFAWYLDQQWPSVRVVAINWGPWDSEGMASEGVKRQLREQGIIPIPEVEGRQFFLNEIYYGRKGEAEVIAGEGPWESKEQEQARLRIVDLAPKLPPRAFPLLERELQLQPNGSLTLSHQFSLLNDPYLRDYSPQGLPTLSPAIALEWLAELAQAGWPEWKLAEVRDFQVLQPVILADSTASLEVMFKEIASSHSNTESIEIVTEMVAVETQAILYRAAVSLRYYTKHGHRLRILKIRDNIIKIEKLVKRLRND, encoded by the coding sequence ATGGGAGCCGAACCAGAAGTTTTACCGATCTCGGTTGTGGCCCCGCTCGCTGGTCTTTTTCTGATTACCGAAGACGAAACGGGGGTTGCTAACTTAGTGGCCCAGGCTTTACAGCAACGGGGAGTTAAAACAGTACTGCTTTCCCAATCAGTGCTGGCTAATTCTGAACAATTAACCGCTCAAGTAACTGCCTTGGCTGGACAGGGGCCCGTTTCGGGCATTGTGCATTTACTCGGTTTAAATTCTCATCCTTTACCGGAAAATCTTGCCGACTGGCAAGCCGCAACCCAAGGGCAGATCAAAGGTCTTGTGCAATTGCTTAAACTTTGCGCTCAGGATTTACAGGCTGTGGGTAAAGAGGTTTATGCGGTGGTGCTGGGAGCCTCGAATCTGGGGGGTGAATTTGGCCGCAATGGACAATGCCAACCTGGTTCCTTGATCGCTGGTGGCCAGACAGGTTTACTCAAAACTTTGGCGGCGGAATGGCCAACGGTGGTGACAAAATCCTTGGACTTTGATCAGGCGGCTCCTGCGGTGATTGCGGCTCGCATCCTAGAAGAATTATTGCTGCCAGGTGGACGGATTGAAGTGGGTTATCCTCAAAACACCCGCACGATTTTTCGCAGTTTAGAGATTCCCCTTACCGACCGGTCGGGAGAACCCTCTCTCAAGCCCACCCAGGATTGGGTGCTGTTGGCAACGGGGGGAGGAACAGGCATTACAGCCCAAATGTTGGCCGATCTAGCTCCCCTTGGTTTAACACTGATTTTGACAGGGCGTACGCGAAGCGTGCCTTTGGCATCGCCGGAACCGACTCCTGAGTCAGACCTAACCCAAGGCATCACCGAGATTGGTCAATTACGAACCCTGATGTTAAACCAGGTGAAAAGTGAAGGAATTATCCCCACCCCTGTCTTAGTAGAACAACGGGTTAAACAGCTTTTAAAACAACGGAGTTTGCGTCAAAGTTTAGATCACTTACGCACTCTAGGGGCCAAGGTGGAATATCACACCGTTGATAGTCGAGATCCTTCCCAGGTAGAAGCCTTGTTCAATCATATCTATGGCCACTATGGTCGTTTAGATGCGGTGGTTCATGGGGCGGGCATTATTGAGGACAAGTTACTAGCGGATAAACCCTTGGATTCCTTTGCCAGAGTGTTTGATACCAAGGTCGATAGTCTCTTTTTATTGAGTCGCTATCTGCGTCCTGAATCCCTTAAACTTTTGGTGTTATTTAGCTCCATCGCTGGTCGTTATGGCAATCGGGGTCAATCGGACTATGCCACTGCCAATGAGGTGATGAACCGTTTTGCTTGGTATCTAGATCAGCAATGGCCATCGGTACGGGTTGTTGCTATCAATTGGGGCCCCTGGGATAGTGAAGGCATGGCCTCTGAGGGGGTTAAACGCCAGCTACGAGAACAGGGCATTATTCCTATTCCCGAAGTAGAAGGCCGACAGTTTTTCCTCAATGAGATCTATTACGGTCGCAAAGGAGAGGCAGAAGTCATTGCTGGGGAAGGCCCCTGGGAAAGTAAAGAACAGGAACAGGCCCGTTTACGCATTGTCGATCTGGCCCCAAAACTGCCGCCCCGTGCTTTCCCGCTTCTAGAACGTGAGCTTCAACTACAACCGAATGGTAGTCTCACCCTCAGTCATCAGTTTTCCCTGCTTAATGACCCATATTTGCGAGATTACTCGCCCCAGGGATTGCCTACCCTTTCACCGGCGATCGCCTTGGAATGGTTAGCAGAATTGGCCCAGGCTGGTTGGCCGGAATGGAAACTAGCAGAAGTTCGAGATTTTCAAGTCTTGCAGCCCGTCATTTTAGCAGACTCCACCGCCTCCCTAGAAGTCATGTTCAAGGAGATCGCCTCTAGTCATAGCAATACAGAATCCATCGAAATTGTAACGGAAATGGTGGCGGTAGAAACTCAGGCAATTCTCTATCGGGCTGCTGTCAGTTTACGCTACTATACTAAACACGGTCACAGGTTGCGAATTCTAAAAATAAGAGATAATATAATAAAAATAGAAAAATTAGTCAAGAGGCTGAGAAATGATTAA
- a CDS encoding IS630 family transposase → MIKLEFTEEDKRLLSYGRFNHPHPRVQLKMEVLWLKSQGLSHQKIAQFAGVSVNTVTSYIRDYQEGGIEKLKEIKFNRPKSELTEHQGTIEAYFESNPPAAINEAVKRIEELTGIKRSPTQVRKFLKSIGMRFLKVGTIPSKADVEAQDSYREKELEPRLEEAKAGKRAVFFVDASHFVMGAFVNFIWCFKRIFIKSPSGRKRFNVLGALNAITHEVIMVTNSSYITGTQVCELLEKIAELGLLIPITLVLDNARYQKCRIVQELAESLGIELLYLPPYSPNLNLIERLWKFVKKKCLYAKYYEDFTQFSAAISGCLEDANVKYKEELDSLLTLRFQRFDKSQIMNV, encoded by the coding sequence ATGATTAAGTTAGAATTTACAGAAGAAGACAAAAGACTGTTGTCTTACGGTCGGTTTAATCACCCGCATCCTAGAGTGCAGCTAAAGATGGAAGTTTTATGGCTAAAAAGTCAGGGATTGTCTCATCAAAAAATTGCTCAATTCGCAGGAGTTTCAGTAAATACGGTGACAAGCTATATCCGTGATTATCAAGAGGGCGGGATAGAAAAACTAAAAGAAATAAAATTTAATCGCCCGAAAAGCGAGTTAACAGAGCATCAAGGGACAATTGAGGCATATTTTGAGTCAAATCCACCAGCAGCAATAAATGAAGCAGTAAAAAGAATAGAAGAATTAACAGGAATAAAAAGAAGTCCGACGCAAGTCAGAAAATTTTTAAAGTCAATAGGAATGAGGTTTCTAAAGGTGGGAACAATTCCATCAAAAGCAGATGTAGAAGCTCAGGATAGCTATAGAGAAAAAGAACTAGAACCAAGGCTAGAAGAGGCAAAAGCAGGAAAAAGGGCAGTTTTCTTTGTAGATGCCTCTCATTTTGTAATGGGAGCATTTGTAAATTTTATATGGTGCTTCAAGAGGATTTTTATTAAGTCACCATCAGGGAGAAAACGTTTTAATGTGTTAGGAGCATTAAATGCAATTACCCATGAAGTAATTATGGTAACGAACAGTTCTTATATTACGGGAACTCAGGTTTGTGAACTCCTAGAAAAGATAGCAGAATTAGGACTATTAATACCGATTACGTTGGTATTAGACAATGCTCGTTATCAAAAATGCCGAATTGTACAGGAGTTGGCAGAATCATTAGGAATAGAGTTACTGTACTTACCTCCTTATTCTCCTAACTTGAATTTAATTGAAAGACTGTGGAAGTTTGTGAAGAAGAAGTGTTTATACGCAAAATATTATGAAGATTTTACGCAGTTTTCTGCAGCAATTTCAGGATGTCTTGAGGATGCTAACGTAAAATATAAGGAGGAGCTTGATTCTCTGCTCACCTTACGATTTCAACGCTTTGATAAATCTCAGATTATGAACGTTTGA